Sequence from the Gemmatimonadetes bacterium SCN 70-22 genome:
GCGACGTGCTCGGCCACCTCGCGGGCGAGGGCCTCGACGGCCGCGCCGCTCCCCCCGGTGATCTCGACGAGCGCCGCGACCTTGTGGTTGAAGTGCACGTAGCTGCCTAACGCGCCGGTCGTGGCGAAGCGCGCGTAGCGGCGCAGCACCACGTTCTCCCCGGTCTTGGCCGAGGCGGCCTTCACCGCCTCCTCGACCGTCTTGGAGGTGTCGGCGTGGTAGGGCTGGGCAAAGAGCGTCCCCTCGCCGGCGACGCCGACGACATGGTCGATGGACTCGTCCTGGTGCACCTGCACGGCGAGCGACTGGGCCAGGGCGCCGAACTCGTCGTTGCGGGACACGAAGTCGGTCTCCGAGTTCACCTCGACGAGCGCGATGCTCCTGCCATCGGGGGCGGCCAGGGCGACGATGCGCCCTTCGGAGGCGGCGCGCCCGGCGCGCTTGTCGGCCTTGGCAATCCCCTTGGTCCGGAGGATCGCGATCGCCTTCTCGGTATCGCCCTCGGCCTCCTCGAGCGCCTTCTTGCAGTCCATCATGCCAGCGCCGGTACGGGCGCGGAGGTCGGCGATGTCCTTCGCCGTGATCGGCTTGCTCATGGTGTCGTCCTTCGCAGGATCCTGCGGATCGTGAGAACGCCGCCGGCTGGTGTGCCGGCGGCGCTGGTCATTGCTGACGGAAGATGGAGGAATCGGCTTCGCTTCCCCCGTCGGAGCGGTGGGCGCGCCGGCTGGGGCGCCCACTGCACGTGATGTCTACTCGGCGCTGTCGTCTCCGCCGGCCTCGCCGGCATCGCTCGCATCGCCCGCGTCCCCGCTCTCACCGCCCTCGCCCGCCGTCTCGCCCGTCTTGAGGCGAGCTGCGATCGCCTCGGGCTTGGCCCGACGGCGACGCGGGCGACGGCGCTTGCGCCGCTCCTCGTCGCTGCCACCCGCGGCGGCCGGCTCGAGACCGCGATCGGAGCTGTAGGTGCTCTCCTCGGCGTCCTCTTCCTGCGAGCGGACCGGGGCCTCGCGGCGCGCCTCGATGATCGTGTCGGCAATCATGCGGGTGATCAGCTCGACCGAGCGGATCGCGTCGTCGTTGCCGGCGATCGGAACCGTGATGAGGTCCGGATCGGAGTTCGTGTCGCAGATGGCGACCATCGGGAGGCCGAGCTTGTTGGCCTCGGAGACGGCGATGCGCTCCTTCTTGGAGTCGACGATGAACAGGAGCCCCGGGAGGCGCCCCATGTTCTTGATGCCGGACAGGTTCTTGGAGAGCTTGTCGCGCTGCCGCGAGAGCAGGAGCTGCTCCTTCTTGGTGTAGTTCTCGAAGTCACCACCGGCCTCGGACCCCGACTCGAGCTCCTTGAGGCGACGCGTCTGCTTCTTGACGGTCTGGAAGTTCGTGAGGAGGCCGCCCAGCCAGCGCTCGGTGACGTGCATGGCGCCGCAGCGCTCCGCCTCGCCCTTCACGATGGCGGCCAGCTGCCGCTTGGTGCAGACGAAGAGGACGTTGTCGCCGCGCAGGATCACGTCGCGCACCAGCTTCTGCGCGAGTTCGGCCTGCCGAAGGGTCTTCTGCAGGTCGATGATGTGGATGCCGTTGCGCTCGGCAAAAATGAACCGGCGCATCTTCGGGTTCCACCGGCGCGTCTGGTGGCCGAAGTGGACGCCGGCTTCGAGGAGCTGTTCGAGGGTCGGGGAGGACATCGGAATGCGTTGCTGATCGTTTGGGTTGATCGACCTTCTCCTTCAACGCCGCCTACGACCAGCTGGGCTGGCACCCGCGGAGGCTCGGGAGAAGTGCGAGGTAGGAGGCGGGGAGACGGGCGAACCGTCTCCCCGCGGGTACTGCTAGCGCTTGGAGAACTGGAAGCGCTTGCGGGCGCCGGGACGCCCCGGCTTCTTGCGCTCGACCGCACGGGCGTCGCGCGTGAGGAGGCCGAGGTCGCGCAGCTTGCGGCGGTTGGCCTCGTCCATCTCGACGAGGGCGCGGGCCACGGCGAGGCGGAGTGCCCCGGCCTGGCCGGTGAGGCCGCCCCCTTCCACGTGCGCCTTGACGTCGAAGCGGCCGAGCGAGTCGGTCGCCGTGAACGGCTGCTGGATGGCCGTCACCAGGGTGGGGCGCGGGAAGTAATCGCCTAACGTGCGGCCGTTGACGTCCCACTTGCCCGAGCCGGGCTTCACGTACACGCGGCAGACCGCCTCCTTGCGGCGGCCGACAGCGTGAATCTGCGCGTTCTCAGCCATCCCTACTCACTCTTGCTGTTGAAGGTCAACGCCGTCGGCTTCTGGGCGACGTGCGGGTGGTTCGCATCGGCATACACGCGGAGCTTGAGGCGCAGCACCTGGCGCGCCAGCGCGGACTTCGGGAGCATCCCGTGCACCGCCTTCTCGATCACGCGCTCCGGGTGCGTCTCGATCATCTTGCTGAACGGCGTGTACTTCTCGTGTCCCATGTAGCCCGTGTGACGGAAGTACCGCTTCTGCTCGGCCTTGCGCCCCGTCACCTTCACCTTGGACGCGTTGATGACGATGACGTTGTCACCCGTGTCCATGTGCGGCGTGTAGATCGGCTTGTGCTTGCCGCGAAGGATCTTCGCGATCTCGGAGGCGAGACGCCCAAGCACCATGCCGTCGGCGTCGACGATGTACCAGCGCCGGTCGATGTCCTTGGGAGTCGCGGAAAATGTCTTCATGATCGGAAACGAATGGCAGAAACGCGCTTTTTGGCAGACTTGCAAGCTAGACAGGCACGGGGGGCGTGTCAACGGACAACTCCATGTCAGGCGACAAGTTGCCCCCACCAACAACGAGGGCGCCGCCGGATCGCGATCATCCGGCGGCGCCCTGCCCCCCGCGCCCGTGGGAACGCGGGGTGATCGAACCGCTACTTCCCCTTCAGGTTCACGTTGTTGTCACGCTCCGACAACGGCAGCGGGTAGCAGGTCTTGCTGCCGATGGCCGGGAAGCCGGGCTTGAAGTACGGTGCCCCCGGGACGGGGATGCCCGTCATCGCGTTCGGCTGGCGGCGCCAGTCACCCTGGCGCTGTCCCTCGAGGAAGAAGTCGAGCGACTTCTGCCACAGGAACTCCTTGAGCACCGAGGCCGCGTCGGTCGGGCCCGTATAGGCCCCGACGCCGGCGGCCGCACGGCGAGCACCGATCAGCGCCAGCTGCGCCGCCGACCCGGCCACCTCGGCCGCGATGTAATCGGCCTCGAGCTTGGACGCCACGCGCACCGGCGCGTCGAAGCCCGGGTACTTGTTCTGGATGTAGAACGCCCCGGTCGAAGCGTCCTGTGGCGGCAGCGTGTGCTCGGACGGCGTCTTGTAGGGGACGCGCGTGTCCGGACGCACGCGGAAGGCCTCGGCCACCCCGATCGACCCGCGATCGGAGGTGAACTGCCAGAAGCGGTTTCCGAGGCGCGTACGCTGGGCCAGGTTGTCCACGAACGGGAGGCTGAAGGTGAAGCCCGCCGGGACCGACGCCGCGTCGGCCGCCGCCTGCGCGCCGCGCCCCGCCTGCAGGTGCGCGCGCGCCCGGCCGACCTTGGCCGCATTGGCGATCGCCACACCGTCCGCGGTGCCGTTGGCCGTCCCGATGCCGATGGCGTTGGTGAAGTGCACCACCGCCGAGTCGAGCATGTTCGCGGTCGTCAGCTCCGACCCGCCATCCACGACACCGGTGCAGAAGTCCTGCGCCATCAGGATGAAGGTGTAGCCGCGCCAGAGCGACGCCCGGGCCAGGTTGATGTTCGAGGCCGGCGTCGGGAGCGCCAGGTCGAGGACAATCTTCGTGGATGCCGCCGAGAGCGACATCGGCACCCAGACGTCCGTGTTGAGTGACCCGTTGGACTCGTTGGTGTCGCGCCGCCCGAACTCGTTACGCGTCGGGAAGGTCTCGGCGACGATGCTCTCCCCGTTGAACCACGAGGAGTACATCACCGACCACCCGAGGGCGACGGCGAAGTTCTGCTGCGCCGAGAGGGCGAGCGTGGTCGCGTCCTTGACCGGGTCGATGGCCGAGACGTCGACGACGTTCGGGTTCTCGACCGTGAGGAAATCGTTGCAGCCTACGCTCGCAAGGACCGCGGCGGCACCGAGCGTGCGCCGGATGGCGCGCTGGTATCTCGTCATGTTGGCCTCGCGTTAGAAGGAGATGTTGAGACGGAGGAGCGCACGCTTCGGGTTGGGAAGCGTGAGGAAGTCCTGGCGCCCGACACCGAACGCAGCGGTCGGATCGGTGACGACCTCGGGATCGGCCCCCTCGTAGTCGGTCCACAGCGCCACGTTCTGCATGGCGAAGCCGATCGACGCGGTGCGCGTCCCGAGGAAGCCCTGCAGGAGGCGCGGCGGGACGTTGTAGGTCACCCCCAGCTCGCGGAAGCGGATGAAGTCGCCCGGCTGCAGGTAGGCGTCGCGCGTCTGGTCCACCGTGGTCCCCTGCCCGTTGAGCTGGACGAAGGCCGGCTGGCCCGAGGCCTGGTTGCCATAGCGACGCAGGCGCTCGCGCGCCGTGAGGACGGTCGGATCCAGGCGCCGGTTGCTGCGGACGAGCTGGGTCTCGCGGAAGAAGTCCGTGAGGTTGTTGATGAGGAAGTCCTGCTTGGTGTCGATGAGCGTCGAGATGCGGAAGTTGCGGAAGAGCGTGAAGGTGTTGCTCCACGACGCCTCGAAGGTCGGGAGGGCATTGCCCACCACCTCGAAGGTGTCGGCCACGGTCACCACGCCGGTCGCCTCGTTGATGTTCTTGATCCGCTTCGACACGAACGACCCCATCTGGAAGCCCTCGGTGAAGCGGTTGAGCGTCCCGAAGGGCGCCACCTCGCCGAGGTCGACGATCTCGTTATGCAGGGTGTTGAAGTTGACGCGCGTCTCCCACTGGAAGTTGCGCTTGCGGAGCATGTCGCCGGTGATCCCGACCTCGAAGCCGCTGTTCAGCACCTCGCCGATGTTCTTGAACGGGTTCTGCTGGAACCCGAGCGACGGCGGGAGCTGCGGCTGCAGGATGAGGTCGAGCGACGTCTTGTTGAAGTAGGTGAACTCGACGCGCGCGCGGTCGTTGAGGAACGACGCGTCGAAGCCCAGCTCGTACTCCACGCCGCGCTCCGGCTTGAGGTCCACGTTGCCGGGGTTGAACGGCACGGCGCCGGCGGAAGTCACGATCGACGCCCCCTGCTGCACCGCGTACGGGGCCGCCTGCAACGTCTGCAAGGCGGCGCCAGCGCCCGGCGCACGCCCCGTCGTCCCGTAGGCGACACGGCCGCGGAACGAGGAGAAGAAGCTGTTCTGCGGGAACCACGACTCGTCCGAGAGGACCCACGACACCCCGACCTTCGGGAGGAGGATCGGCTCGACGCCGGTCCCGAACGCCGAGAAGTCGTCGAGGCGGGCGCCGGCCTGGATGAAGATGCGGTCGCGGATGCCGAGTTGTAGCTGCGACAGCCAGCCGTACTGGCGCACCTCGTTGCGCGTCCCCGTCGCCGAGGTCGTCGACGCGTTGCTGATGACGTTCGCCGAGTTCGTCACGAAGCCCTGCCCCGTCGCCCCGAGGTTGTCGGTGCGGGTGGCGATGGCCTGGAAACCGGCCGAGACGTTGAGCTGGTACTGGCTCTCGGCGCCGAACGACTTGTTGGCGTCGTTGATCCAGTCGACGGTGAAGCGCTGGATCCCGATGCGGGTCTGCGTGTTGCTGCCGAGGTTCAGGTCGCCGCCGTAGTTGGTCCCGCTGTTCTTCGGGAAGTAGCGCGTCGCCTCGTCATTGAGCAGGTCGGCGCCGACGGTGAAGCGGCTCTTGAGCCACGACGCCGGGAGGTACGTGGCGGTCGCGTTCAGGATGTTGCGGCGGGTGTCGAGCTCGTTCTGGATGGCCGCGATGGCATCGACGCCGCGGTTGAAGCCGAACCACCCGTTCTGCGACGGAACGCCATCGTCACGGCGCGTGAGGGGCGAGCCGAGCATGGCGCCACCCAGGTAGCCGTAGATGTTGTTGTCGTTGTCGGGGAGCACCGTCTTCGAGAGGATCGACGAAACGCCGGCCTCGAGGGTGACCTTGGCGTTCGGGATCCAGTTGAAGTTCGAGCGCCAGGAGTAGCGCCGGAAGTCGTTGCTCGGGAGCGTGCCGATGTTGCGATCGGCACTCGCAGACAGGAAGTAACCGTAGTTCTGGCCGCCGCCACGCCCGGTCCAGCCGAACAGCTGGTCGGCGCCGGTGCGGATGCCCCCCTCACGGGCCAGCGGGTTGTCGCTGACGAGCGTCCCCAGCGCCTGCCCGCGGCACAGCGGGTTGGGGCTGTTGGCGGCGATGAGCGAGGCGGTGCAGTTGCCGTAGTTGGACGGCGGGGTCCAGTTGAGATCGGCCTGGCCGTACTCGGCGCGGACCGTCTGCTGGAACGAGGCGGTGCCCGCGCGCCCCTTCTTGGTGATGATCTGGATGACCCCCGCCGAGGCGTCGGCGCCGTACAGCGTGGCCGCCGCCGGCCCCTTCACGACCTCGATGTTCTCGATGTCGTCGGGGTTGAGGTCGTTGAGGCGGTCGGTGAGCTGCCCATTGAGGCCGAGGTTCACCGTCCCCTCGTTGAAGCGCACGCCGTCGATGAAGATGATCGGCTGGTTGGAGAGCGAGATGGACGACGCGCCGCGGATGCGGATCGTCCGGTTCGTCCCCGCCGTGCCGGACGCCGCGTTCACGGCGATGCCGGGGACGCGCGACTGGAGCATGTCGTTGACGTTGTTGACGACCGCGTTCTCCTTGATGTCGGTCGCGGACACCGAGGCCACCTGCGCCGGCTGGGCGCGGCGCTCCTGGTTCCCCACCGTCCCGGTGACGACGAGTTCCTGCAGCGTCGTGACCGTCTTGGCGAGCTCGAAGTTCAGCGTCGCCGTCTCATTCGCCTGCACCCGCACCGTGTCGGCGCCGGCGCGATAGCCGATGCGCAGGACGCCGACCTGGTTCACCCCCGCGCGAAGCCCGACGAGGCGGTACTCGCCCTTCGCGTTGCTCTGCGTCTCGAGGGTGGTACCGGTGACCACGATGCGCGCCCCCTCGATGGGGGCCTTCGACTCGCGGTCGGTGATGACACCTGTTACCGAGCCCGTGCCGGCTTGTGCCGACGCGACACTCGTTAGGCCCACGACGCCAGCCAGCGCGACGTAGAGCCTCCTGCGCCAACGAGAGATCTCGTGCATACGCCTCTCCTGTGGAGGGAAAAGGGGACCGCGTCCGCCGAGCGCGCGTCCGCACGCGCCCCGGGGCAGACGTGTGCTGAACGCACGGCGCGAGGCGTTGGTTCAACCGAGTTCGACTGGTCGACCATCGCCCGCCTGCCGTGGACAGCGATTCCAGGGTGCCGAGGGGTTCCGGCGAGGGATGAACGGAAGCCCCAGCGACTACGCGAACTCTACTAGGAGGGCCCCCTTCTCGACAGCCGTTCCCGGCTGGATGTGAATCGCCTTAACCGTCCCCGCACTCGCGGCCCGCAGCTCGTTCTCCATCTTCATCGCCTCCATCACCACCACCCCCTGCCCCGCCTCCACGGCATCGCCTTCCTCGATGGTGACGCGCACGATGAGCCCGGGCATGGGGGCGACGAGGGGGCGCGGCCCATCGCTCGCCGCAGCGGCGGCCGTGAGGTCGCGAATGGTCCGCATCCGTTCGTCGAGTGCCTCGACCTCATACCGGTATCCGTCCATCCAGATTGCATAACGACCGCGTCCGTCGCCACGGCGGACGGCGACCCGGTGCGACTCGCCGCCGATGGTCACCACCTGGATGGGGGTTCCTTCCACGTCGGCCAGGTGCGCGGCGACGCGCTCGCCGTCCACTTGCACCCCCGCGGCGTCCAGCTCCACCTCGAGGCGCTCTCCATTCACGTCGACGATGTACTTCACGCGCGATCCTCCGGGGTGAGCACGCACAGCGTCTCCACGTGCGCGGTCTGGGGAAACATGTCGTAGGGCTGCACGCGGAGCACGCGGAACGAGGGGAGCCGTGCCAGGTCGCGCGCCAGCGTCGCCGGGTTGCAGCTCACGTAGACCACGTGCGGCGCGCGCGGGCCTCGTGCGTCCTCGAGCGCCGCGCACACCCGCGCGTCGACGCCGGTGCGGGGTGGGTTGAGGATCACCACGTCGGCCGGGAGGTGCAACGGGAGGGCGTCCTCGACGCGCGCGCAGACGGCCAGCGACCCCCGCGGAAGGCGACGGGCCGCATGCGCCGACGCCTCGCGATCCAGCTCGATCGCCGTCACGCGGACCCCGGCCTCGGCCAGCGGGAGCGCCGTGGCCCCGTCACCCGCGTAGCAGTCGACCACCGCGCGCGCGCCGGTGGCGAGCACCGCCTCCACCACGTCGGCATGGAGCCGCGCCGCCATCGCGGGGTTCACCTGCCCGAACGAGGCCGCCGGGCGCTCGGCATCGACGTCGCGGACGTCGTGCGCACGCCCCTGGGAGTCGATCCAGCGCACGATCGCCAGTTCCGGGGTGCGCTCGGCAAAGTCGCGCGCCTGCGGCCATCGGGCCACGCCCTCCAGGATGAACGCCAGGGTGTCGTCCACCAGCCGGACGGCCCCGCGCAGCTCCGCCTGACGAGGGAGCGCGTCCGCCGCCCGCAGCACCGCGCGCCACCCGTCCAGCACGCGGGGGTGCGTGATGGGGCATTCGCGCAGGGCGAAGACGCGGTCGACGTCGTCCCACTGGTGCAGCCCCGCC
This genomic interval carries:
- a CDS encoding 30S ribosomal protein S9; protein product: MAENAQIHAVGRRKEAVCRVYVKPGSGKWDVNGRTLGDYFPRPTLVTAIQQPFTATDSLGRFDVKAHVEGGGLTGQAGALRLAVARALVEMDEANRRKLRDLGLLTRDARAVERKKPGRPGARKRFQFSKR
- a CDS encoding 30S ribosomal protein S2, which produces MSSPTLEQLLEAGVHFGHQTRRWNPKMRRFIFAERNGIHIIDLQKTLRQAELAQKLVRDVILRGDNVLFVCTKRQLAAIVKGEAERCGAMHVTERWLGGLLTNFQTVKKQTRRLKELESGSEAGGDFENYTKKEQLLLSRQRDKLSKNLSGIKNMGRLPGLLFIVDSKKERIAVSEANKLGLPMVAICDTNSDPDLITVPIAGNDDAIRSVELITRMIADTIIEARREAPVRSQEEDAEESTYSSDRGLEPAAAGGSDEERRKRRRPRRRRAKPEAIAARLKTGETAGEGGESGDAGDASDAGEAGGDDSAE
- a CDS encoding translation elongation factor Ts — protein: MSKPITAKDIADLRARTGAGMMDCKKALEEAEGDTEKAIAILRTKGIAKADKRAGRAASEGRIVALAAPDGRSIALVEVNSETDFVSRNDEFGALAQSLAVQVHQDESIDHVVGVAGEGTLFAQPYHADTSKTVEEAVKAASAKTGENVVLRRYARFATTGALGSYVHFNHKVAALVEITGGSGAAVEALAREVAEHVAAGVPRVPLATTREEVPASFIASERAIFEAQAKESGKPDAIVQKMVDGRVSKLYGEIVLTEQPWVRDDSKTIQQRVDEVAKSVGAPLAVRRFVRFQMGEE
- a CDS encoding 50S ribosomal protein L13, which encodes MKTFSATPKDIDRRWYIVDADGMVLGRLASEIAKILRGKHKPIYTPHMDTGDNVIVINASKVKVTGRKAEQKRYFRHTGYMGHEKYTPFSKMIETHPERVIEKAVHGMLPKSALARQVLRLKLRVYADANHPHVAQKPTALTFNSKSE